The window AAAGCAAAGCTTACAGGAACGTTAAAAGTACCAATGCACTTCTGTCGGGGATACTAAAATGTGAAAACTGCGGTAGCTTTATGAGGCCTAAAATCATGACAAGGCTGGATTCGGAAGGGGAAAAAGTTTATTACTATATTTGTGAATTAAAGGAAAAAAGTAATAAAACACGCTGCGATGCTCCAAATATAAACGGTAATATATTGGATTCCTTAATACTTGAAAGACTTATCAGCATCATAAATGACTATCCTCCGGCAGTTAATCCCGGATTATTATTGACTCTGAATTATAATACACAGGCTGCTAAAAATCCTGAAATAAAGCTAATAAGAGGAAAACTCGCATCAGCAGAAACAGAAATGAAGAACCTTATTAAACTTGCAGCCAAGCAGGCAGACGAAAAGGTACAATCCTTGATATTAAAGCGTATGGAGAATATAGCAAAAAATATCAATATATACACAAACAAAATAAAACAGTTGGATGGTGTACAGGAACAAACGGACCTTGAAGAACATAACGAAGAAAAAATAATACAAATGTTGTCAGACCCCGGTTACTGCATTATGAATCTAATAGATATAAAGCAAAAAAGAGAGCTTTTAAAAAGTGCAATTGAATTTATTGCATGGGACGGCAGACAGGTGAAGGTTTGGCTTAACTACGGTAGAATGTTGCCGGAGTGTAAGGATTGCAAATGAGATTCTAATGCAAATCAGAGCATCCAAGAAAATTCAGAATGAAGTTTCACTGCAAGACCCTATAGGTGTTGATAAAGAGGGTAATGAAATAACATGTTCATGTTGTATACCTTGTTGCAACTCGCTAGCTTAAGTCGTGATGACTTTTTACCACCTATTCTGTGAAAAATCCATTTAAATTAAGTATATTAATTGGTAAACTGAATTAAAGTACAATTAAACTGTTAAAGGGGCGCTTATTACGATTAAATCATTTTCTATGTCACAGGTGAAGCTGATTGATCCTTATTTGGTAAATGCATTCAAAAAGGAAATAGAGTATCTGGAAGCCTTCGACTGCGACAAACTATTATCCTGCTTTTATATTACAAAAGGCCTTACACCTAAAGCGGAAAACTACCGGGGATGGGAGAATACAGAAATCAGAGGACACACCATGGGGCACTATCTGACGGCTTTGGCACAAGCTTATTCTGCTACTAATGATAGCAAAATATATGAACGGCTGCAATATTTGATGAAGGAGCTTTCTTTGTGTCAATTTGAAAGTGGGTATCTATCTGCATTTCCTGAGGAGTTTTTTGACAGGGTTGAAAACAGAAAACCTATATGGGTACCTTGGTATACAATGCATAAAATAATTACAGGGCTAATATCTGTATATAAACTCGCTAAAATTGAAACAGCACTAAAAATAGTTTCCCGACTGGGAGAATGGGTATTTAGCAGAACTGACAAATGGACACCTGAAATACATGCAAATGTTTTGGCTGTGGAATACGGTGGTATGAACGATTGCATGTATGAACTTTATAAGATATCAGGAAATGAAAAACACTGTACTGCTGCCCATATGTTTGATGAAATAGAGCTTTTCAAGGAAATTCATGACGGAAAAGATATACTTAACAACAGGCACGCAAATACTACAATACCAAAATTTTTGGGTGCTTTGAACCGTTATCTGGCTATTGGAGAAGAGGAACAGTTCTATCTTGATACATGTAAAGAGTTCTGGAGTATTGTAACAAATAACCATAGCTATGTTACAGGAGGAAACAGTGAATGGGAACATTTCGGCGAACCTGGTATTCTGGATGCAGAGCGTACTTCAACTAATTGTGAAACCTGCAATACCTATAATATGCTTAAAATGACAAGAGAGTTGTTTAAAATTACCGGGAACAAAAAATATGCCGATTTTTATGAAAATACCTTTACCAATGCAATATTATCCTCACAAAACCCTGATACAGGAATGACTATGTACTTTCAACCCATGGAAACTGGTTATTTCAAGGTTTATGGTAAACCTTTCGAGCATTTTTGGTGCTGTACCGGAACAGGTATGGAAAATTTCACTAAATTAAATAACAGTATTTATTTTTATGAAGAAGACAGGCTGTACGTTAATATGTATTACTCCACGGAGTTAAACTGGGAGGAAAAGGGGGTAAAGCTTACTCAGAATTCTGATATACCCGGTACTGACAGGGCTGGTTTTACAATCAAAGCAGAAACAGGAGCAGAGTTCACATTATGTATGCGTATTCCTACCTGGGCAAAGGGAGTAAAAATCAATGTAAATAATAATTTAAGCATATTCACAGAAGAAAGAGGTTATGCACTAATTCACCGCACTTGGAAAGATAATGATACTGTTGAAATCATTTTTAAAATTGAACCCCAACTGTCAACTTTACCCGATAATCCAAATGCAGTTGCATTTACTTACGGGCCGGTTGTATTAAGCGCCGGACTTGGGGCAGATGAAATGGAAGAGTCAACTACCGGAGTTATGGTAACAATTCCAAGCAAGCATGTGGAAATAAAAGATTATTTAGTTATTATGAATCAAAGCGTTGATGAATGGAAAAAGGATATTGCATTGAACCTTAAAAAAGCCGAGGGCAAACTGGAGTTCCGGCTAAATGGTACCGACGAAGATGGAAGGCTGGTTTTTACCCCTCATTACAGACAGCATAGCCAGAGGTACGGAATATATTGGCTTCTTGTGGAGGATGGTTCAGATGAGCTGAACAAATACATTGATGAGAAGAAAAAAGTTGAAGACATCAAATCGGCAGAGATAGACAGCATACAGATTGGCAATGACCAATATGAACTGTCCCATGGTATTGAGGGCCAATATACAGAGTCAGGCGATAGGGATGGATTCCATTATAGATTTGCAAAACAGAAGGGCTGGTTCAGTTATAACTTAAAGGCTAGAAATCATGAGAACTCTTTTCTGCAAATTAATTATATGCCGGCAGACTGTAAAGCGGGTTTTGATATATTAATAAATGATACTCTGCTTTCACGGGAAGTTATAGGAGAAACTCCTTGGAATAAAACAGTTTCCAAGATATACCATATCCCAAAAGAATTGATTGGTGACAGAGATTATGTCACTGTTAAAATCATGGCTTCAGAGAAGGAAGCAACTGCAAGGGTAATTGATATTCTTCGTACAATGAAAGCAGTGTAAATAAGATGATGTTTGATATTCAGTAATTGCTATGACATAAGGGGTTGAATCGAATTTCTTTTGAAACAGCCTCCTTATATCATTTATTACCATTATAAAAATCCTGCCCATGTTACCTAAATGTTTTGTGCCATGGCATGAAAGGGAGGACACTGTATTTTAGGATACAATGCGATTTTAAAATCATCAGCTCCTGCATCGGGTTCTTTGCTATATACTACTTTATCCAGTACTGATTTTATAAGCAGATTTTTATCCGAAGGAGAATCCATTTTTATATAGGCATCTAAAACACTTCTAAGTTTAATGATATAATCCTGATTAGCTGTAAGCTTCAGTTCAATATCATGTAATTGCCTTTCCGATTCTGACATAGAATTGTCTATTTGAGTGATTTTTCCCGAGATATAGTTTGTTCTTTCCGTAAAGGTGTCTATATCATATATGCCTTGTTCCAATAAATCAAAGGCCTTAACTTTTTGCTGTTCCAGTGTTTTTAGTTCATTTTCCAACGATGTTATATTTTTTTTAATTAGTAAGGATTTTGTTGGCTCTCTCATTTGGGATGTTTTTTTTGCACTGAGCAGCATGTTGGAATAATAGCTTTCAAGTCTCTCAAGCAATAAGTTTTCTACGGTTATAAACTTGTTGCTTTTCTGGCCGCAGCTTTTGGGGCACATAATTCTAGGGGCTTTGTTTGCTACAGGACGTTGAATCATTTTGCTGCCGCAAATGCCGCAAATAACAATACCTGCAAGAGGATTCGCAATACGGTTTTTAAGCTGATAGGGTACATGATATTTCTGAGCCAGAATTTCCTGAGCCTTTAGATATATTGATTCTTCTATTATTGCTTTATGCTTTCCATTGCATACAATCCATTCGTCAGCGGGTCTGGTATATGTGTCTCTCTTTTTTCCGGATTCTTTCGACTTGCGAATGCATTTTTTCTTCCAGACAAGTTTCCCGATGTAAATGGGGTTTTTAATCAAATTAGTTATGGTGGATTTTTCCCACTCGGCGCCTGTATATGATTTTATACCCAGTTGGTTAAGCTCGTTGGCAATTTTACTGCAGCCCATGTTTTCATTTACGTACCCGTTAAATATCATTTTTACAACATCTGCTTGTTGTGAATTTGGTGTTAATGTTCTGGTGTTTTTATCGATTCTTAAAACATCATATCCATATGGAGGTCTCGTTGCAATATAATTTCCTTCTTCAACCGAATTAATTCTGCCTCGCTGCATTCGTCGGTTAATCATTTTATATTCTTTACGACTCATAAAGGCTTCAAATTCACTATATTCCTCATCAAATTCGTCATTGAGGTCGTAAATTTTTTTGGGTGTGATTATTTTAGTATTAGATTTTTTAAAGGCCTTTAGAATAAGCCCCTGCTCTTCCATGTCACCACGTCCGAGCCTTTGAATATCCATTACAAGCACACCGTCACAGGCACCGGCTTCTACATCTTTTAATGTAGCAAGCATTGCAGGCCTGAAAAATAATTCTTCTCCGGATACAAGTTCTTCATGGATATTTAAAATTGTAAGCCCGTTTTCTTTTGCATATCTTAATAGGGCTTTGCGATGTCTGGCAAGGGTTTCACCATTTCCTAATGTCTTTTCCAGCTCTTCATCAGATCTTGATTTCCTCAGGTAGATATCAACTATCATTTAAGCATATTCCCTTCTTTTAAGTTTGAATATCCTTATTTCCAGTTTATACACTTAAAACAATATATAGACTTGTATCTACCAATGAAATAATCATTGAATAATGTACAAACAATTCAAAATAGGTATATAGTGGAGGTGAATTTCAGTGGCGATAGCAGTGATTATCCCACCAAAGATAACACCTGAAGAAAACGAGAAAAGCATTAAAGAACTGGAGAGAGTTTTATCAAATATTTTTAAATGTGAGATAGATATCTCTTTCACTAACAGCATAAAGAGTCATTCTACATAACAAATTTTTTTATAGGGTTTAAAAAGTATACAATATGAAGAAGTCAACGAAATAACATTGATAGACTTAATAAGTAATGATTCCGAGTCCGTAGTGGATGAAGTTGAATTGAAAATGCAGGTTAAAAAACTGTATAGTAAAATGAAAGGTACTTTGAAAAACAGGGAAAAGGTAGTCTTAGAATTAAGATACGGACTCCTTAACGGCTCAAGTAAAACTCAGAGAGAAATAGCTAAAATGTTGGGAATCTCCAGATCCTACGTATCAAGAATAGAAAAGAAAGCAATAAAAAAATTAAGCAAAGAGCTGAAACCGGAGGGCTGCCATTAATGGCAGCCTTTTGGATGTAACGATAGCAATAACTAAATATAATGACTCAATTACACAATATAAGTTTGTATACCGGTATTCAAAAGTTGCATATAATGGCTTTCAGGGGTAGAATGTATGTGAAAAATGTCGAAAATTAATTACAATACAGAAGGCCGTGATAACACTTTGTATACAAAAAAGGATTTATTACGCCTCTTTTTTCCTGCTCTTACCGAACAGTTTCTTTCTACGGCAATAGGTGTAGTAAATACTATGATGGTAAGCGGATTAGGGGCATTTGCAGTATCGGCAGTGGGCATAGTAGATTCTATAAACTTTGTAGTTATGAATCTTTTTGTTGCTGTGTCCACAGGTGCTACAGTTACTATAGCACAGCATTTGGGAGCTTCAAACAGAGGAGATGCTTCAAAGACTGCGGCTCAGGCAATTACGGCTGTTCTTTTAATGTCCACAATTGCAGGACTTGGTCTCTACATATTCGGAAACCAGATAATAAATTTTCTTTTTGGAGATGCCGAATACGCCGTTAAATCAGCGGCAAGAACATATATGATTTGTTCAGCTATATCGTATCCGATACTGGGACTCTTTGACGTATGTACAGGTATATCAAGGGCCAGTAATAATTTCAGGGCATCAATGTTTGCAGTTGTTGCATCAAATATGGTTAATTTTATGGTGGGGGCCCTGTTGATTTTTGTATTTGATTTCGGGGTACTGGGAGCCGGCATCGGCCTGATTTGCGCAAGACTAACCGGAGCAATTATCGTGGTATTTTCGTTATTTAAGTCACATCATTTGGATGTTTTTCGCAGTTCATTTAGAATAACTTCAAAAATCTTAAAGCCTGTTTTATATATTGGACTTCCGGCAGGGATAGACAGTCTTGTCTTTAACGGAGGAAAACTTCTGGTGCAGACAATAGTGGCATCCCTTGGAACCTCGGCACTTGCTGCAAACAGTATTGCAAGCTCTACAAATTCACTGCTGAACATACCCGGAAATGCAATAACAATAGTTGCTGTTACGGTTGTGGGGCATTATGCCGGAGCAGGATTAAAAGAGGATTTGAACAAAATTATTAAGAAGCTCATGGTTTATACAATGGTGCTTTTAGGTGCTGTTTCTCTGGCCTTTTTCCCGTTTGTACACCATTTTCTGAAATTGTATTCTCCGGCACCGGATGTGGCAAGCCTTGCTTTGCATATAACATATCTTACACTTATATGTATACCTATTTTCTGGCCGGCTGCTTTTCTCCTTCCGGCATGTCTGAGAAGTACAAGAGATGTTGTATTTGTAACAGTTATTTCCATAATGAGTATGTGGCTCATAAGAGTTTTCGGGGGCTATATGTTAGTAAAGTATACAAGCCTTGGCCTTATGGGAATATGGGTGGCATGGTGCTTTGACTGGGTCACAAGGGGAATTCCTTTTCTTGGAAGAGTGGTTGCAAGACGATATGAGAGATATTTACCAAAAACAGAAGCTGAGGTATCTTCTTAAAAAAATATTTAAAAAGATTGATAAATAATTTTCAATGTGTTATACTATCAAACGGCAAAATACACACGCATTTTTAAGTTAAAGTGTCGGACAGGTTCCGATAAAACGTGAATGCGGAGGTATTAACTTTAACGGAGGTGTTTATATTATGGCAGTTATTTCAATGAAACAACTTTTGGAGGCAGGTGTTCACTTTGGTCATCAGACTAGAAGATGGAACCCTAAGATGGCAGAATATATCTTTACGGAGCGTAACGGTATATACATCATAGACCTTCAGAAAACAGTAAAAAAGGTTGACGATGCATACTTCTTCATCAGAGAAGTAGCTATGAACGGACAGGATGTATTGTTCGTTGGAACTAAGAAACAAGCACAGGATTCAATTAAGGAAGAAGCTGAAAGAAGCGGACAGTTCTTTGTAAACAACAGATGGTTGGGCGGAATGCTTACAAACTTCAAGACTATTACAAAGAGAATCAACAGATTGAATCAGTTGACTGCTATGGAAGCAGACGGAACTTTCGATGTACTTCCTAAGAAGGAAGTTAGCAAGCTGAAGAAGGAAATGGCTGATCTCGAAAAGAATCTTGGCGGAATCAAGAACATGAAGAAGCTTCCTGGCGCAATGTTTGTTGTTGACCCAAGGAAGGAAAGAAATGCTATTCTTGAAGCAAAGAGACTTGGTATCCCGGTTGTAGCTATTGTTGATACAAACTGTGATCCTGATGAAGTTGATTTTGTAATTCCCGGTAATGACGATGCAATCAGAGCTGTTAAGCTTATTGCTGCTAAAATGGCTGATGCTGTTATAGAAGGACGTCAGGGAGAACAACTTTCAGAAACTCCTGCTGAAACAGCTGAAGTAGCTGAAGAAGCACAAGTAGCTGTAGAAGCTGCAGAATAATTTGAATAAAAAAGGGTATATTATCAGGCATAGCCTGATAATATCCTTATGTTTACAATAAAACGATAATTAAATATTAGTCTTATTTTAATATAGGATAATACGGTTTGGAGGATTCAAAGATGATTACTGCTGAAATGGTAAAGCAGCTCCGCGAAAGAACCGGAGCAGGAATGATGGACTGCAAAAGAGCACTCAATGATGCAAACGGAGATGCTGAAAAAGCTATCGAATTGTTAAGAGAAAAGGGTCTCTCTGCTGCAGCTAAGAAAGCGGGAAGAATTGCTGCTGAAGGTTTGGTTGAGGCTTATATACACGGCGACGGAAGAATTGGTGTTCTTGTTGAAGTAAATATTGAAACAGATTTTGCTGCAAGAGGAGACGAATTCAAACAGTTCGTAAAGGATATTGCAATGCAGATAGCTGCAAGCAAGCCTGAATTTGTTAAGAAAGAAGATGTTCCTGCTTCAGTTATTGAAAGCGAAAAGGAAATATTAAGAGCTCAAGCAAGAAATGAAGGAAAACCTGAAAAGATAATAGATAAAATGGTTGAAGGCAGAATTGAAAAGTTCTATGCTGAAAACTGTTTGATGGAACAAGCATTTATAAAAGATCCTGATATGACAGTTGGACAGTTATTAACTGAAAAGATAGCTCATATCGGTGAAAATATTTCAATCAGAAGGTTTGCAAGATTTGAAAGAGGCGAAGGTATCGAAAAGAAAGATGAAAACTTTGCTGATGAAGTAATGAAACAAATAAATGGTTAATATAAAAGGGAACATATTCATTGTATGTTCCCTTTATTCGGGCCTTTTTTGAAAATAAACATAAAATATGTAATAAATTTACTACATATATGTATTCGCAACGATTACATATATTACGATTTGAACGGGGGAAATATCCATGAGCGAACTAAAATATAAGAGAATAATGTTAAAAATCAGTGGAGAAGCACTTGCAGGTGATAAGGGACAAGGTATTGATACCGACACAGTAAACGAAATATGTGAAAGAATATCAGTAGTATACAAAATGGGTGCTGAAATAGCTATTGTAGTAGGCGGAGGCAATTTCTGGAGAGGCAGAAGCGGAAAAGGTATGGACAGAACAACTGCCGACCATATGGGAATGCTTGCAACAGTCATTAATTCTCTTGGATTGCAGGATGCACTTGAATCTAGAGATATTCCCGTGAGAGTTCAGACTGCTATTGAAATGAGGCAGATTGCTGAACCTTATGTAAGAAGAAAAGCTGTAAGGCATCTTGAAAAGAAGAGAATAGTTATATTTGCATGTGGAATGGGAAATCCTTATTTTTCAACGGACACAGCGGCAGCATTAAGAGCAGCCGAGATAGATGCCGAAGCAATATTAATGGCAAAGAATGTAGACGGAATTTATGATTCTGATCCGTCACAAAATGTTAATGCAGTAAAATACGACAAGCTCAGCTATCAGGAATATATGAACAAAGGACTTTGTGCAATTGACCTGACAGCCGCTTCATTTTGTAAAGATAATGCTATACCAACACTGGTTTTCGGTCTTAATGATCCGGATAACATAATCAGAGCTGTAAAAGGTGAAGAGATTGGTACTACTATATATTGAAATCCTTCATAAATAAAGGTATTATATAAGTATTAATTTAAGGAGGAGTTTTATGGATAAGGAACTTTACAAGCCAATCGAAGAAAAAATGAAAAAAACCATAAATGTATTAAAGGACAATCTTGCTGGAATCAGAGCAGGAAGAGCGAATCCTGCAATATTGGATAAACTCACAATTGATTATTATGGTGCAGCCACTCCTATTCAGCAGATTGCAACAGTGTCAGTACCTGAAGCCAGAGTTATTTTAATTCAGCCATGGGAAGCAAAACTGTTAAAAGACATTGAGAAGGAAATTCAGAAATCTGACATAGGAATCAACCCAAACAATGACGGCAAAGTTATAAGGCTTGTTTTTCCTGCATTAACAGAAGAAAGACGTAAAGAACTTACAAAGCAGGCAAAAAAAGAAGGCGAAGAATCAAAAGTTGCCATAAGGTCAATCAGAAGAGATTCTATTGAAGGCATGAAGTCAAAGAAAAAGAACGGCGAAATCACAGAAGACGATTTAAAGGATGCAGAAAAGGATATACAAAACCTTACTGACAGATATATTGCCGACATTGACAAGATTATTGAAGCCAAAGATAAGGAAATAATGGAGGTATAACTTCATTGGGTTATACGGAAATAAATGAAAGCAATGGTTGTACAGAGGATGAAGAGGTTCACATGACCTCTTTCTGTAACAGCCTTATCGGATATACAGTGGGAGATGCGCTTAAAGCGGCCGGTGACAGGGGATATCCCGTCGATGGTATTTTTATTTCATCACCGCCTAAAATCAATATTACTGAATATGATGATACATTCAGAGTAATAAGAGTTAAGACTCTTAACAATAAAAGTTTAAATTTACTTGTTTGCAAACCCCTCTAAATTGAGGGGTTATTTTCAATAATCGTTACGCTTTTTATGCAAATACATATAAAATAGGAGTTGGAAAAATATATGGGGTTTTTTGATAAGATATTCCCCCAAAAGAAAATAGACAATAATTTTCAATGTATTCCGCAGCATATAGCTATAATTCCTGACGGAAACGGAAGATGGGCAAAAAAGAGAAGCTTGCCCAGAAACGTTGGACATAAAGAAGGCTCAATGACTCTTAAAAAGGTTGTCATTTATTGCTCAAAGGTTGGAGTTAAACATTTAACGGTTTATGCCTTTTCTACCGAGAATTGGAAAAGACCGCAAAGTGAAGTTGATGCACTTATGGGCCTGCTTTTGGAATTTCTTCGCAATGCAGAAAGAGAACTGGCAGGAAGTAATGTAAGAATAAGGGTTATTGGAGATATTAACGGACTTCCTGAGGAACTGCAAAATGAAATTGCTAGAGTTGAAAAGATGACAAGCATAAATAACGGATTGAATCTAAATATTGCCCTTAACTATGGCTCAAGGTTTGAGATATTATATGCAGTTAAAAAAATAGCTAAGGAAATTAAAGACGGAAAACTATCAATAGATGATATAGATGAAAATCAGATGGAACAGCATTTGTATACCAAAGGTATACCTGAGCCTGACTTACTCATCAGAACCAGCGGTGAGCAGAGAATCAGTAATTATCTGCTATGGCAATGTGCTTATACAGAGTTCTGGTTTACCGATACACTATGGCCTGATTTTAACGAGAGTCATATTGCCGAGGCAATAAAAGCTTTTGAGAAAAGAAATCGTCGGTATGGCGGAATAGAAAATTAATCACACGGAACATGAATATACTTATTCATGCAGTGTTTTATAACATGGAGGGTTCTTATGGCAAGAACAAGGATAATAAGCGGACTGGTTGGATTGGTGTTATTAATTGGAGTACTGTATATGGGTTCTATTGTACTGGGAATTGCAGTAAGTATTATAGCTGCAATCGGTTTATATGAATTTTATAATTCCATATCCAAAACAAAAGGAATACATCCTATAAAAATAGTAGGTTACTTGTCTATTGTTCCTTTATTGCTTTTGGGACTTGAAAAGACTGGTTGGTATAGTTTGGATTTGGGTACCATGACAGGTATGTCTGTTTGCCTTATTATTTTTGTAAGCATGGCAGTTATTGTATTCGGACATAAAAAATACAATATCGTAGATGTTTGTGCAACAGCTTTTGGTATAGCATATATTCCATTTCTTATGAGCTTTTTGATTATGCTTAGAAACATGGAATACGGAAACATACTCATTTGGTTGATTTTTATAGGAGCATGGGGAACTGACACACTTGCTTATACCTTCGGAAGATTGTTCGGCAAAAGGAAAATAATACCCGAAATAAGCCCCAAAAAAACACTGGCGGGAGCAATAGGCGGAATACTGGGATGTATTTTTCTCATGATAGTCTTCGGTGTTATTGTCAGAAATTATTTTGGTCTGAGTATAAGTTATGTTGCATTGATTTTATTGGGATTATTATGCGGAACTATATCTCAGATAGGTGATTGGGCTGCATCGGCTATAAAAAGATATGTAAATGTAAAAGATTTTGGGAATATAATGCCGGGACACGGCGGAGTACTTGACAGGTTTGACAGCATATTATTTGTTGCTCCTGTAATATATTACGTATTAGTTCTATTTATAAAATAATTAAGAGCTTTTCTTAGGTTATGGTGGTGTGACAATGGCAAAAATTATATCCATAATAGGTTCAACAGGTTCAATAGGCAGGCAAACCTTAGAGGCGGCGAAAAACCTTGGGGTCAAAGTTGCTGCGTTATCAGCCAATTCCAATATAGAGCTTTTGGAAAAGCAGGTACGTGAATTCAAGCCTGATATTGCTTCTGTAGGGAATACCGAGTTGGCAAAAGAGATGTCATACAGATTGGGTGATACAGGCGTAGAAGTGGTATGGGGACAGGAAGGTATGAAAAGAGTTGTAGAGCACTCTGAAGTTGATACCGTAGTTACTTCTGTAGTTGGAACAGCAGGTTTGATACCCACAATGCATGCTATCAGGCATAAAAAAAATATAGCACTTGCAAACAAGGAGACACTTGTAACTGCAGGTCAGCTGGTGATGGAAGAGGCAAAAAAGAATAATGTAAATATCTTTCCTGTTGACAGTGAACACTCAGCTATATACCAGTGCCTTTTGGGGAATAAAGACAAACAGGTAGAAAAAATAATAATAACTGCTTCAGGTGGTCCTTTTAGGGGTAAGAAAATAGAAGAACTCAAAAATATAACACCTATGCAGGCATTAAAACATCCAAACTGGAGTATGGGAAACAAGATAACAATTGATTCTGCAACTCTTATGAACAAAGGACTTGAGGTAATAGAGGCAAAATGGCTGTTCCAGAGGGATTTGGACAGTATTCAGGTTTTGGTGCATCCCCAGAGTATTATACATTCGATGGTACAATATGTGGATGGCTCCGTTATGGCTCAACTTGGTTCCCCTGACATGAGGATACCTATACAGCTGGCATTAACCTATCCGGACAGATGCCAAAATGATTTTAATAAACTTGATTTTCTCAAATGTCCTCCTTTGACCTTTGAAGAGCCGGACATAGCTACCTTCAAGTGTCTTCGTCTGGCATACTCGTCATTGGAGACAGGTGGGACAATGGCTGCGGCAATGAATGCTGCAAATGAGATTGCAGTTGCGGCATTTCTGGATAATCGTATAGGCTTTACTGAAATTGCGGATACAATAGAAAGGGTAATGCAAAAACACAATGTGAATATTTGTCCTTGCATGGATGATATAATAGAAGTAGACTGTTGGGCAAGGGAAACAGCAAAACAACTTATAATTTAAATAAATCTGCCGATTTCGGCTTATGGAGGATTGTATGGGAATTTTACTGGCTATATTGGCCTTAAGCTTTTTAATAATAATTCATGAATTGGGTCATTTCTTAGTTGCAAAGGCATTCAATGTAAAAGTTAATGAATTTTCACTCTTTATGGGGCCTAAAATCTTTAGTTTTGTCAGAGGTGAAACAACCTACTCTTTAAGACTAATTCCATTAGGCGGATATGTAAAAATGGAAGGTGAAGAAGAAGCTTCTGAGGATGACAGGGCGTTTAACAGAAAACCAATAGGTGTAAGAGCTGCAATAATAGCGGCGGGGCCTATAATGAACATAATTATAGCAGTTGTATTTGCATTTATAATTATGGCTCACTCAGGTTTTTATACAAACCAGGTCAAGACAGTTTTAGCAGGTTCTGCAGGTGAGAAGGCAGGGATTCAGGTTG of the Ruminiclostridium papyrosolvens DSM 2782 genome contains:
- a CDS encoding isoprenyl transferase, producing the protein MGFFDKIFPQKKIDNNFQCIPQHIAIIPDGNGRWAKKRSLPRNVGHKEGSMTLKKVVIYCSKVGVKHLTVYAFSTENWKRPQSEVDALMGLLLEFLRNAERELAGSNVRIRVIGDINGLPEELQNEIARVEKMTSINNGLNLNIALNYGSRFEILYAVKKIAKEIKDGKLSIDDIDENQMEQHLYTKGIPEPDLLIRTSGEQRISNYLLWQCAYTEFWFTDTLWPDFNESHIAEAIKAFEKRNRRYGGIEN
- a CDS encoding 1-deoxy-D-xylulose-5-phosphate reductoisomerase; this translates as MAKIISIIGSTGSIGRQTLEAAKNLGVKVAALSANSNIELLEKQVREFKPDIASVGNTELAKEMSYRLGDTGVEVVWGQEGMKRVVEHSEVDTVVTSVVGTAGLIPTMHAIRHKKNIALANKETLVTAGQLVMEEAKKNNVNIFPVDSEHSAIYQCLLGNKDKQVEKIIITASGGPFRGKKIEELKNITPMQALKHPNWSMGNKITIDSATLMNKGLEVIEAKWLFQRDLDSIQVLVHPQSIIHSMVQYVDGSVMAQLGSPDMRIPIQLALTYPDRCQNDFNKLDFLKCPPLTFEEPDIATFKCLRLAYSSLETGGTMAAAMNAANEIAVAAFLDNRIGFTEIADTIERVMQKHNVNICPCMDDIIEVDCWARETAKQLII
- the tsf gene encoding translation elongation factor Ts, which produces MITAEMVKQLRERTGAGMMDCKRALNDANGDAEKAIELLREKGLSAAAKKAGRIAAEGLVEAYIHGDGRIGVLVEVNIETDFAARGDEFKQFVKDIAMQIAASKPEFVKKEDVPASVIESEKEILRAQARNEGKPEKIIDKMVEGRIEKFYAENCLMEQAFIKDPDMTVGQLLTEKIAHIGENISIRRFARFERGEGIEKKDENFADEVMKQING
- a CDS encoding phosphatidate cytidylyltransferase — translated: MARTRIISGLVGLVLLIGVLYMGSIVLGIAVSIIAAIGLYEFYNSISKTKGIHPIKIVGYLSIVPLLLLGLEKTGWYSLDLGTMTGMSVCLIIFVSMAVIVFGHKKYNIVDVCATAFGIAYIPFLMSFLIMLRNMEYGNILIWLIFIGAWGTDTLAYTFGRLFGKRKIIPEISPKKTLAGAIGGILGCIFLMIVFGVIVRNYFGLSISYVALILLGLLCGTISQIGDWAASAIKRYVNVKDFGNIMPGHGGVLDRFDSILFVAPVIYYVLVLFIK
- the frr gene encoding ribosome recycling factor, with protein sequence MDKELYKPIEEKMKKTINVLKDNLAGIRAGRANPAILDKLTIDYYGAATPIQQIATVSVPEARVILIQPWEAKLLKDIEKEIQKSDIGINPNNDGKVIRLVFPALTEERRKELTKQAKKEGEESKVAIRSIRRDSIEGMKSKKKNGEITEDDLKDAEKDIQNLTDRYIADIDKIIEAKDKEIMEV
- the pyrH gene encoding UMP kinase → MSELKYKRIMLKISGEALAGDKGQGIDTDTVNEICERISVVYKMGAEIAIVVGGGNFWRGRSGKGMDRTTADHMGMLATVINSLGLQDALESRDIPVRVQTAIEMRQIAEPYVRRKAVRHLEKKRIVIFACGMGNPYFSTDTAAALRAAEIDAEAILMAKNVDGIYDSDPSQNVNAVKYDKLSYQEYMNKGLCAIDLTAASFCKDNAIPTLVFGLNDPDNIIRAVKGEEIGTTIY